From Lycium ferocissimum isolate CSIRO_LF1 chromosome 12, AGI_CSIRO_Lferr_CH_V1, whole genome shotgun sequence, one genomic window encodes:
- the LOC132040826 gene encoding uncharacterized protein LOC132040826 → MSRIPQLFSLTPKEGSEGSSSHGNKGKQKATIQELMRAESNTNLQISYSRHSDLEKEIEQQRKMLSDAEKREKAQADALALGKNKFRVIDGLQAIKGARIFLQSRPDWSGTILVQSSTERDFDKELKKLKDEFSGRVINFKKK, encoded by the exons ATGAGCAGGATTCCTCAATTATTCAGTCTTACGCCTAAAGAAG GATCAGAAGGCAGCAGCAGCCAtggaaataaaggaaaacagAAGGCGACAATACAAGAGCTAATG AGAGCGGAGAGCAACACGAACCTTCAAATTTCATACTCCAGGCACTCGGACCTCGAGAAAGAAATTGAGCAACAAAGAAAAATGCTGTCTGATgcagaaaaaagggaaaaagccCAAGCAGACGCACTGGCACTGGGAAAAAACAAATTTCGTGTTATTGACGGCCTTCAGGCAATAAAGGGGGCTCGAATATTTCTTCAGTCACGTCCAGATTGGAGTGGAACTATATTGGTTCAGTCTAGCACGGAGAGGGACTTCGACAAAGAGCTGAAGAAGCTGAAAGATGAGTTTTCAGGGCGTGttattaattttaagaaaaagtag